Proteins from a single region of Pelodiscus sinensis isolate JC-2024 chromosome 29, ASM4963464v1, whole genome shotgun sequence:
- the SPMAP1 gene encoding sperm microtubule associated protein 1: MACLSRRCVQRQKGFVLDGVAVDTLARSYAHILPKLWSALPPYNAQLDAHAASYFASPAVKSLLKSTEQHRGGTSRDGWVVDYFHIYGPQQRYLNRRNWAGAGHSSEQVGGHYNFLADVKPMKSYNGRFGYRRNTPDLRINSSCFGEVTVFPLH, translated from the exons ATGGCCTGTCTCAGCAGGAGGTGCGTGCAAAGGCAGAAGGGCTTTGTCCTGGACGGGGTGGCGGTGGACACACTCGCCCGCAGCTACGCGCACATCCTGCCCAAGCTGtggtctgccctgcccccctacaACGCCCAGCTGGACGCCCACGCCGCCAGCTACTTCGCATCCCCCGCGGTCAAGTCCCTGCTGAAGAGCACGGAGCAG CACCGAGGCGGCACGTCGAGGGACGGCTGGGTAGTGGACTATTTCCACATCTATGGACCACAGCAGCGGTACTTGAACAGGAGAAACTGGGCAGGTGCAG GCCACTCTTCTGAGCAGGTGGGTGGCCACTACAACTTCCTGGCGGACGTGAAACCCATGAAGAGCTACAACGGGCGTTTCGGCTACCGTCGCAACACGCCGGACCTGCGGATCAATTCGTCCTGCTTCGGCGAAGTCACTGTGTTCCCGCTGCACTGA
- the RPL23 gene encoding large ribosomal subunit protein uL14: MSKRGRGGSSGAKFRISLGLPVGAVINCADNTGAKNLYIISVKGIKGRLNRLPAAGVGDMVMATVKKGKPELRKKVHPAVVIRQRKSYRRKDGVFLYFEDNAGVIVNNKGEMKGSAITGPVAKECADLWPRIASNAGSIA; this comes from the exons ATGTCCAAGCGAG GACGTGGTGGTTCGTCCGGCGCGAAATTCCGTATTTCCCTGGGTCTTCCTGTGGGAGCTGTGATCAACTGTGCGGATAATACAG GAGCCAAGAACCTGTACATCATCTCCGTGAAGGGGATTAAGGGCCGCCTGAACCGGCTGCCAGCTGCTGGTGTAGGCGACATGGTGATGGCCACTGTCAAGAAGGGCAAGCCTGAGCTCCGGAAGAAGG TGCACCCGGCAGTGGTAATTCGGCAGCGGAAATCGTACCGGCGAAAAGACGGGGTATTCCTCTATTTTGAAGACAATGCGGGAGTGATAGTAAATAACAAAGGGGAAATGAAAG GCTCAGCAATCACAGGCCCTGTGGCGAAGGAATGTGCAGATCTGTGGCCTAGGATAGCTTCCAACGCTGGCAGCATTGCATAA